From Astyanax mexicanus isolate ESR-SI-001 chromosome 13, AstMex3_surface, whole genome shotgun sequence, the proteins below share one genomic window:
- the si:ch211-66i15.4 gene encoding protein pitchfork isoform X2 codes for MLGFGSIQDRGLVPSARAVSARAATELRLGPGSYENHAVGTILHNLQSRPESKRGYILSRTASRFPSISQAYTPSAHEEQQDRSLSITCSPARAPFNSSNQRFRSNTTTLFITPGPGTYAHDTPRNQKVSWPMKFGSPDWTQVPQPERKAARKELLCDKEFIKQRNRVAYLRLFYT; via the exons ATGTTGGGGTTCGGCAGCATTCAGGACCGGGGGCTCGTGCCGTCAGCCCGCGCTGTGTCGGCGCGCGCGGCCACCGAGCTCCGGCTCGGCCCGGGAAGCTACGAGAACCACGCG GTGGGAACCATCCTTCACAACCTTCAGAGCAGACCAGAGAGCAAGAGGGGCTACATTTTATCTCGCACCGCTTCTCGCTTCCCATCTATCTCCCAG GCATACACTCCCTCTGCACATGAAGAGCAGCAGGACAGGAGCCTATCAATAACATGTTCTCCTGCAAGAGCTCCCTTCAACTCCTCCAATCAGAGGTTTAGATCAAACACGACTACACTGTTCATCACACCAGG TCCAGGAACATATGCTCATGATACTCCACGCAATCAGAAAGTCTCCTGGCCCATGAAGTTCGGCTCACCAGACTGGACACAAGTGCCCCAACCTGAAAGGAAGGCAGCTAGAAAGGAG CTTCTCTGTGACAAAGAGTTCATCAAACAGAGAAACCGAGTGGCGTACCTGCGCCTGTTCTACACTTGA
- the si:ch211-66i15.4 gene encoding protein pitchfork isoform X1 has translation MATGAAAPRMLGFGSIQDRGLVPSARAVSARAATELRLGPGSYENHAVGTILHNLQSRPESKRGYILSRTASRFPSISQAYTPSAHEEQQDRSLSITCSPARAPFNSSNQRFRSNTTTLFITPGPGTYAHDTPRNQKVSWPMKFGSPDWTQVPQPERKAARKELLCDKEFIKQRNRVAYLRLFYT, from the exons ATGGCGACAGGAGCTGCAG CTCCCCGGATGTTGGGGTTCGGCAGCATTCAGGACCGGGGGCTCGTGCCGTCAGCCCGCGCTGTGTCGGCGCGCGCGGCCACCGAGCTCCGGCTCGGCCCGGGAAGCTACGAGAACCACGCG GTGGGAACCATCCTTCACAACCTTCAGAGCAGACCAGAGAGCAAGAGGGGCTACATTTTATCTCGCACCGCTTCTCGCTTCCCATCTATCTCCCAG GCATACACTCCCTCTGCACATGAAGAGCAGCAGGACAGGAGCCTATCAATAACATGTTCTCCTGCAAGAGCTCCCTTCAACTCCTCCAATCAGAGGTTTAGATCAAACACGACTACACTGTTCATCACACCAGG TCCAGGAACATATGCTCATGATACTCCACGCAATCAGAAAGTCTCCTGGCCCATGAAGTTCGGCTCACCAGACTGGACACAAGTGCCCCAACCTGAAAGGAAGGCAGCTAGAAAGGAG CTTCTCTGTGACAAAGAGTTCATCAAACAGAGAAACCGAGTGGCGTACCTGCGCCTGTTCTACACTTGA